The proteins below come from a single Meriones unguiculatus strain TT.TT164.6M chromosome 13 unlocalized genomic scaffold, Bangor_MerUng_6.1 Chr13_unordered_Scaffold_37, whole genome shotgun sequence genomic window:
- the LOC132651011 gene encoding zinc finger protein 120-like has product GKSFTCATYLCRHESSHTGEKPFKCTLCGKAFPYTTDLIGHKRTHAGEKPYKCNQCGKAFAKNSHLISHRRTHTGEKPYECNQCGKAFARNSHLISHKRTHTGEKPYECNECGKAFAENSHLISHKRTHTGEKFYECDECGKAFAENSNLIRHKRTHSGEKPYVCNQCGKAFAQNSALISHKRIHTGEKPYECNQCGKAFAQNSALIRHKRTHTGEKP; this is encoded by the coding sequence ggtaaatctttcacatgtgctacttatctttgcaggcatgaaagcagtcatactggagagaaaccctttaaatgcactctatgtggtaaagccttcccctataccactgatctcatagggcataaaagaacacacgcaggagagaagccttacaaatgcaatcaatgtggtaaagcctttgcaaaaaacagtcatctcataagccatagaagaacacatactggagagaaaccttacgaatgtaaccagtgtggtaaagcctttgcacgaaacagtcatctcataagccataaaagaacacacactggagagaaaccttatgaatgtaatgagtgtggcaaagcctttgcagaaaacagtcatctcataagccataaaagaacacacactggagagaaattttatgaatgtgacgagtgtggtaaagcctttgcagaaaacagtaatctcatacggcataaaagaacacacagtggagagaaaccttatgtatgtaaccagtgtggtaaagcctttgcacaaaacagtgctctcataagccataaaagaatacacactggagagaaaccttatgaatgtaaccagtgtggtaaagcctttgcacaaaacagtgctctcataagacataaaagaacacatactggagagaaacct